Proteins found in one Candidatus Tisiphia endosymbiont of Beris chalybata genomic segment:
- a CDS encoding palindromic element RPE1 domain-containing protein, translated as MHNLKIIEEFLGETKSSTAAYIDVREEQRGVSTTKLPIRLGYARGLL; from the coding sequence TTGCATAACCTAAAGATAATTGAAGAATTTTTAGGAGAAACGAAGTCGAGTACCGCAGCGTACATAGACGTACGTGAGGAACAGAGAGGAGTTTCGACGACAAAATTACCAATTAGATTAGGTTATGCAAGAGGTCTTTTGTAA
- a CDS encoding superoxide dismutase — MIYSPQANQSSYPFILPELPYNKGDFAPSLSAESFDYHYGKHHQAYVTNLNNLLQDQQDLQKMSLEAIIISSAKDPTKSSIFNNAAQVWNHSFFWHSIKPKGGGRPSSKILKLIDKDFTNYENFVAEFKQAAISQFGSGWVWVVFNEGKLQIVKASNADTPITKSIKPLLACDVWEHAYYIDYRNKRPDYVSVYLDSLVNWQFCEENM, encoded by the coding sequence ATGATATATAGCCCTCAAGCGAACCAAAGTTCTTATCCTTTTATCTTACCAGAATTGCCTTATAATAAGGGTGATTTTGCTCCTTCCCTTTCCGCGGAGTCATTTGATTATCATTATGGTAAGCATCATCAAGCATATGTAACTAACTTAAATAATTTATTACAAGACCAGCAAGATTTACAAAAAATGAGCTTAGAGGCAATAATAATCTCTTCGGCTAAAGACCCGACTAAAAGTTCTATCTTTAACAATGCAGCACAAGTATGGAACCACAGCTTTTTTTGGCATTCTATTAAGCCAAAAGGAGGGGGAAGGCCTAGTAGTAAAATATTAAAACTAATTGATAAAGATTTTACTAATTATGAAAATTTTGTTGCCGAATTTAAACAAGCCGCAATAAGTCAATTTGGTAGCGGTTGGGTTTGGGTAGTATTTAATGAGGGTAAATTACAAATTGTTAAAGCTAGCAATGCGGATACGCCTATTACTAAGTCTATTAAGCCATTACTTGCCTGCGATGTGTGGGAACATGCCTATTATATCGACTATCGTAATAAGCGTCCCGATTATGTCTCAGTCTATCTAGACTCCCTAGTTAATTGGCAATTTTGTGAAGAGAATATGTAA
- a CDS encoding YbaB/EbfC family nucleoid-associated protein has translation MANFNQFLKQAQSMQKKMQEMQDQMATTEYTGKAGGGLVQLTMSGRGEARKAFIDPSLLKEAEKEILEDLIIAAFNDAKSKADEDSQNSMSNAFGNISLPPGLKMPF, from the coding sequence ATGGCAAATTTTAATCAGTTTTTAAAGCAAGCGCAATCTATGCAAAAAAAAATGCAAGAGATGCAAGATCAAATGGCTACCACTGAATATACTGGTAAAGCTGGGGGCGGCCTAGTGCAGCTTACTATGTCTGGTCGTGGTGAAGCGCGGAAAGCTTTTATAGATCCTTCCTTACTTAAAGAGGCGGAAAAAGAAATACTAGAAGATTTAATTATCGCTGCTTTTAATGATGCTAAAAGTAAAGCCGATGAAGACTCACAAAATTCGATGTCTAATGCTTTTGGTAATATTAGCTTACCTCCTGGCTTAAAGATGCCATTTTAA
- the thrS gene encoding threonine--tRNA ligase — protein MINITFPDGSKKQFIKNITGIELARLISVSLAKEALVVEVNSQLQDLNLPIESDCNLRILTNKDPESLEVIRHDAAHITAQAVKELFPNVQVTIGPAIENGFYYDFATEKPFTPEDLLKITAKMQEIINRDEKIVREIWDRDKAIEFFKGLGEYYKAEIIAEIPTNENITLYRQGNFIDLCRGPHALSTGKVQYFKLMKVAGAYWRGNSNNPMLQRIYGTAWATKAQLDNYLYMLEEAEKRDHRKLGKELGLFHFQEEATGMVFWHDKGWSIYNIIEQYIRRKIRKAGYNEVRTPILVDKSLWEQSGHWEKFREDMFALNLEDKVLALKPMNCPCHVQIFKQGIKSYRDLPLRMAEFGLCHRNEASGALHGLMRVRSLVQDDAHIFCTEEQINSETVNFCKLLTEIYQDFGFSEIKIKFSDRPIVRAGSDAVWDKAEHSLKQAVAEAGYSYILSPGDGAFYGPKLEFCLKDSIGREWQCGTLQVDFVLPERLDANYIAVSGEKKRPVMLHRAIIGSFERFIGILIEEYAGRFPLWLAPVQVAIATITSDLQDYALEVNKLLINAGIRTNIDISGEKINYKIRNFSNNKVPIIAVIGKHEMENELLTIRQLGSQKQDTIQVAALIQLINEQNERYLT, from the coding sequence ATGATTAATATTACTTTTCCTGACGGCTCCAAAAAACAATTTATAAAAAATATTACAGGAATAGAGCTAGCCCGATTGATTTCAGTATCTTTAGCCAAGGAAGCATTAGTAGTAGAAGTCAACAGCCAGCTACAAGACTTAAATCTTCCAATTGAATCGGATTGCAATTTAAGGATTTTAACCAATAAAGATCCTGAAAGCTTAGAAGTCATCAGACATGATGCAGCCCATATTACCGCGCAGGCAGTAAAAGAATTATTTCCGAATGTGCAAGTGACTATCGGCCCAGCAATTGAAAATGGTTTTTATTATGATTTTGCTACTGAGAAACCCTTTACTCCTGAAGATTTACTGAAGATCACTGCAAAAATGCAGGAAATCATCAATAGAGATGAAAAAATCGTTAGAGAAATATGGGACCGAGATAAAGCGATAGAATTTTTTAAAGGGCTCGGGGAATATTATAAAGCAGAAATTATTGCTGAAATTCCAACAAATGAGAATATTACCTTATATAGACAGGGCAATTTTATTGATTTATGCCGGGGCCCTCATGCATTATCAACTGGTAAAGTCCAATATTTTAAATTAATGAAAGTAGCTGGGGCGTATTGGCGCGGAAATAGTAACAATCCTATGTTGCAACGAATATATGGTACGGCATGGGCGACTAAAGCCCAGTTAGACAATTATCTTTATATGCTGGAAGAGGCTGAAAAGCGAGATCATCGGAAATTAGGAAAAGAGCTGGGGCTTTTCCATTTTCAAGAAGAAGCTACAGGTATGGTATTTTGGCACGATAAAGGCTGGAGTATATATAATATCATTGAGCAATATATTAGAAGAAAAATTAGAAAAGCGGGCTATAATGAAGTTAGAACTCCTATCCTAGTAGACAAAAGCTTATGGGAGCAATCAGGACATTGGGAAAAATTTAGAGAAGATATGTTTGCTTTAAATTTAGAAGATAAAGTTTTAGCACTGAAACCTATGAATTGCCCCTGTCATGTGCAAATTTTTAAACAAGGAATAAAAAGTTATCGCGATCTACCCCTTCGTATGGCTGAGTTTGGGTTATGTCATAGAAATGAAGCCTCAGGCGCCTTGCATGGCTTAATGAGAGTGAGAAGCCTGGTCCAGGATGATGCCCATATATTCTGTACCGAAGAACAAATTAATAGTGAAACAGTAAATTTTTGTAAGCTTTTAACTGAGATTTATCAAGATTTTGGCTTTTCTGAAATCAAAATTAAATTCTCAGATCGTCCTATTGTACGAGCGGGTAGTGATGCAGTGTGGGATAAAGCAGAACATTCTTTAAAACAAGCAGTAGCAGAGGCAGGATATTCATATATATTAAGCCCCGGTGACGGTGCATTCTATGGGCCCAAGTTAGAATTTTGTCTTAAAGACTCAATAGGCAGGGAATGGCAATGTGGGACTTTACAAGTAGATTTTGTACTACCAGAACGGCTAGATGCCAATTACATTGCAGTAAGCGGGGAGAAAAAAAGACCAGTAATGCTTCACCGCGCAATAATTGGTTCTTTTGAAAGATTTATTGGCATATTAATAGAAGAATATGCCGGCCGCTTTCCCCTATGGTTAGCCCCGGTACAAGTAGCCATTGCTACTATCACGAGTGACCTACAAGACTATGCCTTAGAAGTCAATAAACTATTAATTAATGCTGGCATTAGGACTAATATTGATATTTCTGGAGAAAAAATTAACTATAAAATCCGTAACTTTTCTAATAATAAAGTTCCTATAATAGCGGTTATCGGTAAGCACGAAATGGAAAACGAACTACTTACTATAAGGCAGCTGGGTTCGCAGAAACAGGACACTATACAGGTCGCTGCTTTAATACAGCTAATAAATGAACAAAACGAGCGCTATTTAACATAG
- the era gene encoding GTPase Era, whose translation MLETYNPHQLIPLKSYQQATATQGNTKQKTISIAIIGKPNAGKSSLLNQLIGQKISIVTPKEQTTRTIITGIVTIKDTQLIILDTPGIFEPKKQLEKAMVRCAWSSLHGVDLVLMILDSTKTIDQFTLQILKKLQNFQINLLFLLNKIDVPSKNLETVENTVRAQTNANILKISALSGKNIHKLLEFLRKQAKLSPWLYEKDDITNLPMRFLAAEVTREQLFLQLHQELPYNLTVQTESWQENNDKSIKICQVIIVTKDSYKSMILGKNGAKIKEIGYKARIEMQQAFDCRIHLFLFVKVRELWKDDPHAYTHMRLQKV comes from the coding sequence ATGTTAGAAACTTATAATCCCCACCAACTTATTCCTCTAAAAAGCTATCAACAGGCTACTGCAACACAGGGGAATACTAAACAAAAGACTATTTCTATAGCTATAATTGGTAAACCAAATGCTGGGAAATCTTCATTATTGAATCAATTAATTGGGCAAAAGATTTCGATAGTAACGCCAAAGGAGCAAACAACTCGCACTATCATTACAGGAATAGTAACGATAAAAGATACTCAATTAATAATATTAGATACTCCTGGCATATTTGAACCGAAAAAACAATTAGAAAAAGCTATGGTAAGATGTGCATGGTCCAGCCTGCATGGGGTTGATTTAGTGTTAATGATATTAGATAGCACCAAAACTATTGATCAATTTACTTTGCAAATACTAAAAAAATTACAAAATTTCCAAATAAATTTGCTTTTCTTACTAAATAAAATTGATGTGCCTTCTAAAAATTTAGAAACGGTGGAAAATACTGTAAGGGCTCAAACCAATGCTAATATACTAAAAATCTCTGCTCTCTCTGGTAAAAATATCCACAAATTACTAGAATTTCTAAGAAAACAGGCTAAACTATCGCCTTGGTTATATGAGAAAGATGATATTACTAATTTACCTATGCGTTTTTTAGCAGCTGAAGTCACCCGTGAACAATTATTTCTGCAGCTTCATCAAGAGCTTCCTTATAATTTAACTGTACAAACAGAAAGCTGGCAAGAAAATAATGATAAATCTATAAAGATTTGTCAGGTAATTATTGTGACTAAAGATTCTTATAAATCTATGATTCTTGGGAAAAATGGTGCTAAAATTAAAGAGATAGGATATAAAGCTAGAATAGAAATGCAACAAGCTTTTGATTGCAGAATTCATCTCTTCTTATTTGTAAAAGTACGAGAATTATGGAAAGATGACCCCCATGCATATACACATATGAGGTTACAAAAGGTTTAA
- a CDS encoding ComEC/Rec2 family competence protein: MVISKYRTYTNNYNLLYILDFLHKSKIVEEFLEETKPSRAAYIDASEERRRVSTTKLPTRLTDSGTLIHKALASPLEHRYNPHIFQTDECVISPVEGIVNAINSRNRGLQITLTGARIYKLQQKLAKVRITVPAKYAKEIDINSTIKIVAKLCRPQNSLLPGGYDFSFYAYFNNLGATGFALAPPKIISYTNLSTNNLIYHLRKNIYNRLIQVLGSCKGNFAAAILLGETKALDKNIMQAMRQGGVSHILCVSGLHLSLVATILFMATRFLLNLSNYIAYNYNIKSVAAICSLIGSYSYLELTNMQIAATRAFIMTAIFIYALMVERSVFPLRSLAAAAFIILSLNPEVVFHPSFQLSFIAVLSLTSGYEFYLKNQWVLGENKGIFAKVKFYYASNIYSSLLAGVVTAPVVINQFYTFPTYSIILNLIAVPIMSFFLMPLAIMSLWLMIFGIDHYCLKLMGFFIDLIIKSVKFTTLLPFPLWHVGYISKLSLITFLLGFFWICLWQTKWRFLGLIIIFLSFILMILSPLPNFILDIKTNNIGLKNNNSELEIHNYFNEINNPNALRPPINTRITISNFKRLYWAQWFGQKDAKIFMEPQNKFISQGNKLIINSQQISNKEQCENADIYLNLASGSKCRGHKMTITKEYLQNAGVIMIFCNTTQCKIVTNNNRFSG, from the coding sequence ATGGTGATCAGCAAATATCGCACATATACCAATAACTACAATCTACTTTATATATTAGACTTCCTACATAAATCAAAGATAGTTGAGGAATTTTTAGAAGAAACGAAGCCGAGCCGAGCGGCCTACATAGACGCATCTGAGGAGCGGAGGCGAGTTTCAACGACAAAATTACCGACTAGATTAACTGATTCAGGAACTCTAATTCACAAAGCGTTAGCTAGCCCGCTTGAACATCGCTATAACCCGCATATATTCCAAACTGACGAATGTGTCATTTCTCCTGTAGAAGGGATAGTTAATGCCATAAATTCGCGGAATCGTGGCCTCCAAATTACCTTGACTGGGGCTAGAATTTACAAATTACAGCAAAAGCTCGCAAAAGTTAGGATAACTGTGCCGGCAAAATATGCCAAAGAAATTGATATAAATAGTACTATAAAAATAGTAGCAAAACTTTGTCGGCCCCAAAATAGCCTGCTGCCTGGAGGCTATGATTTTAGTTTTTATGCCTACTTTAACAATTTAGGGGCAACTGGCTTCGCGCTAGCTCCTCCCAAAATTATATCATATACTAACCTCTCTACTAATAACTTGATCTACCACCTTAGAAAGAATATTTATAATAGGTTAATACAAGTACTAGGTTCTTGTAAGGGAAATTTTGCAGCAGCGATATTATTGGGGGAAACAAAAGCTCTAGATAAAAATATAATGCAAGCGATGAGGCAAGGCGGGGTATCTCATATCCTTTGTGTTTCGGGCTTACATTTATCCTTAGTTGCCACTATTTTGTTCATGGCGACAAGATTTTTATTAAATTTATCAAATTATATAGCTTATAATTATAATATCAAATCGGTAGCAGCAATTTGCTCTTTAATTGGTAGTTATAGCTATTTAGAATTAACTAATATGCAAATTGCGGCTACTAGAGCCTTTATTATGACGGCAATTTTTATTTACGCCCTGATGGTAGAACGCTCTGTTTTCCCTCTTCGCTCCCTGGCAGCTGCAGCTTTTATAATATTATCTCTAAATCCAGAAGTTGTATTTCATCCCAGCTTTCAGCTTTCTTTTATTGCCGTATTATCCTTAACCAGTGGTTACGAATTTTACCTAAAGAATCAATGGGTTTTAGGGGAAAATAAAGGAATATTCGCTAAGGTAAAATTTTATTATGCTTCTAATATTTATTCAAGTTTACTAGCAGGAGTAGTCACTGCACCGGTGGTAATCAATCAATTTTATACTTTTCCTACTTACTCTATCATCCTGAACCTTATTGCCGTGCCCATAATGTCTTTTTTTTTAATGCCTTTAGCGATAATGTCTTTATGGTTAATGATCTTTGGGATAGATCATTATTGTCTTAAATTAATGGGGTTTTTCATTGACTTAATAATTAAATCTGTAAAATTTACTACCTTATTACCTTTCCCCCTTTGGCATGTAGGTTATATAAGTAAACTTAGCTTAATTACCTTTTTATTAGGATTCTTTTGGATTTGTTTATGGCAAACAAAATGGCGTTTTTTAGGATTAATAATAATATTTTTATCTTTTATTTTAATGATCCTCTCCCCTTTGCCTAATTTTATTCTTGATATCAAGACAAATAATATAGGTTTAAAAAATAATAACTCTGAGCTGGAAATTCATAACTATTTTAATGAAATAAATAATCCTAATGCTCTACGGCCTCCTATAAACACAAGGATAACAATATCAAATTTTAAACGTCTCTACTGGGCCCAATGGTTTGGGCAAAAAGATGCTAAAATATTTATGGAGCCCCAAAATAAGTTTATTTCTCAGGGTAATAAACTTATTATCAATTCCCAACAAATTAGCAATAAAGAGCAATGTGAAAATGCAGATATATACCTTAATCTAGCCTCTGGTAGTAAATGCCGGGGTCATAAAATGACTATCACTAAGGAGTACTTACAAAACGCTGGAGTAATAATGATATTTTGTAATACTACTCAATGCAAAATTGTAACAAATAATAATAGATTTAGTGGCTAA
- the dnaX gene encoding DNA polymerase III subunit gamma/tau, with protein MSNDKLTEQYINFARKYRPNNFAKLYGQEVLTKILSYTISKERIAQGYLLTGVRGVGKTTSARIIARTINCTNLQVQGQDINACDNCQNCNSFNNNNHPDIIEIDAASKTSVDDIRKIIESSEYKPLIGRYTIYIIDEVHMLSKGAFNALLKILEEPPRHIIFIFATTEPQKIPLTVISRCQRYDLRRLTFNEILSLLQEIADKEKLKIEKEALKIIASRSDGSARDAISMLDQVVGLGQGDIITASDICQIVGVVDTVNIIKFVEAIIKKDTAKSLGLLNEIYMASANLEIFVALLSDFIAYLIKVKLLPNYQNPIYESFNIEVANILSQLTICQLSVIWQIYSKGIMEIKMSHDQLIEAEMLAIKSIYSQMLPSIEELEEVHSPSGASLFLPTSQHNINNKILPFLSYLYLHNEMEIYYHLMNEVEIKSFSNNRIEVAGNNLTINIQAQLNNLLLAWSGQVYNVTITKQLKVITLKEQLIDKVKTSQDWQTLIKHFPDITISDILLGPGNN; from the coding sequence ATAAGTAATGACAAATTAACAGAGCAATATATTAACTTTGCAAGAAAATATCGTCCAAATAATTTTGCAAAGTTATATGGACAAGAAGTTTTAACAAAAATTTTAAGCTATACAATTTCTAAAGAGCGAATAGCGCAAGGTTATCTTCTTACTGGTGTTAGAGGAGTAGGCAAAACAACTTCGGCGCGTATTATTGCTAGGACTATAAACTGCACTAATCTACAAGTTCAAGGTCAAGATATTAATGCCTGCGACAATTGTCAGAATTGTAATAGCTTTAATAATAATAATCATCCCGATATAATAGAGATTGACGCGGCTAGTAAAACCAGCGTAGATGATATTCGTAAAATAATAGAAAGTAGTGAATATAAGCCCTTAATTGGCAGATATACTATTTATATTATCGATGAAGTACATATGTTATCTAAAGGTGCTTTTAATGCGTTACTTAAAATCCTTGAAGAACCGCCCCGCCATATAATATTTATCTTTGCTACTACGGAACCACAAAAAATTCCGTTAACGGTAATTTCTAGATGCCAACGATATGACCTAAGAAGGTTAACTTTTAATGAAATTTTATCGCTGCTGCAAGAAATTGCTGATAAAGAAAAGCTAAAAATTGAAAAGGAAGCCTTAAAAATAATAGCCTCCAGATCGGATGGTTCAGCTAGAGATGCTATCTCTATGTTAGATCAGGTAGTTGGCTTAGGGCAGGGGGATATCATTACTGCTTCCGATATTTGCCAAATAGTTGGGGTAGTAGATACTGTAAATATTATCAAATTTGTGGAAGCTATTATAAAAAAAGATACAGCTAAATCGCTGGGTTTACTCAATGAAATTTATATGGCCTCAGCAAACCTGGAAATTTTTGTAGCTCTCTTATCTGATTTTATCGCATACCTTATCAAAGTCAAGTTATTACCTAATTATCAAAATCCAATATATGAATCTTTTAATATAGAAGTAGCAAATATTTTATCTCAATTGACCATTTGTCAGCTATCAGTTATTTGGCAAATATACAGTAAAGGGATTATGGAGATAAAAATGTCACATGATCAATTGATAGAAGCAGAAATGTTAGCAATAAAGTCTATATATTCTCAAATGCTTCCATCTATTGAAGAATTAGAAGAGGTTCATTCTCCTTCAGGAGCTTCGCTTTTCCTACCTACCTCACAACATAATATCAATAATAAAATCCTTCCTTTTCTTAGTTATTTATATTTACATAATGAAATGGAGATATATTATCACCTAATGAATGAGGTGGAAATAAAGTCTTTTTCTAATAATAGAATAGAGGTTGCGGGTAATAATCTTACCATAAATATACAAGCTCAGCTGAATAATTTATTATTAGCTTGGTCAGGGCAAGTATATAATGTAACTATTACCAAACAATTGAAAGTTATTACTCTTAAAGAGCAATTGATAGATAAGGTAAAAACAAGTCAAGACTGGCAAACTCTGATAAAACACTTTCCAGATATCACTATCTCCGATATATTGCTAGGGCCTGGAAATAATTAA
- a CDS encoding folylpolyglutamate synthase/dihydrofolate synthase family protein, with product MRMPHFPTAPWKQNIQYNLENISKLLITLGNPHLKLPPVIHIAGTNGKGSSVAMFKSIFESAGYKVHAYTSPHLLEVNERIVVQGEKISDKFLFEVCERVRIASLKDDIEPSFFESITAAACLAFAEVKADILIFETGLGGRLDATNVVPAPLITLITPISYDHMQQLGNTLPEIAKEKAGIIKANIPCVISCQVEEVYEVLLAKCRALNSLVFCYEYDFGIKKNDDSFNYLSQNANYQFSFPSLRGDHQLINAAAVIATIGLINTRFNITNANIQRGLQNIHWPARLQKISFNKYSHLAHKHVQIWLDGAHNSAGAQVLAAWIADNLQPPVYLILGMTKNRNVEDFCLHLKLLIVKGYGVRVLSEVMSYSSEMVSQKGAAAGIEFVPSDSLEEAIKEISNLKQEGTNIIITGSLFLAADFLKLIE from the coding sequence ATGAGAATGCCCCATTTTCCTACTGCCCCCTGGAAACAAAATATACAATATAATCTTGAGAATATTAGTAAGTTACTAATCACATTGGGTAACCCACATCTAAAATTGCCCCCAGTGATCCATATAGCTGGCACCAATGGTAAAGGGTCAAGCGTCGCCATGTTTAAGAGTATATTTGAATCTGCGGGTTATAAAGTACATGCCTATACTTCTCCCCACTTATTGGAAGTCAATGAAAGGATAGTAGTACAAGGAGAAAAAATTTCTGATAAATTTTTATTTGAAGTATGTGAAAGAGTACGAATTGCAAGCTTAAAAGATGATATTGAACCTAGTTTCTTTGAAAGTATTACAGCGGCCGCTTGTTTAGCTTTTGCTGAAGTAAAAGCAGATATATTAATATTTGAGACGGGACTAGGGGGCAGATTGGATGCTACTAATGTAGTGCCAGCTCCCCTTATTACTCTTATTACTCCTATTTCTTACGATCATATGCAACAACTTGGTAATACGTTACCAGAGATCGCTAAAGAAAAAGCTGGTATTATTAAGGCCAATATTCCTTGTGTTATTAGTTGTCAAGTAGAAGAAGTATATGAAGTACTATTAGCAAAATGCCGCGCTTTAAATTCGTTGGTTTTTTGCTATGAATATGATTTTGGTATCAAGAAAAACGATGATAGCTTTAATTATTTATCCCAGAATGCTAATTATCAGTTTTCCTTCCCTTCCTTGCGGGGGGATCATCAACTAATCAATGCTGCCGCAGTAATTGCTACTATTGGCTTGATTAATACTAGATTTAATATAACTAATGCAAATATACAAAGGGGACTACAAAATATCCATTGGCCTGCCAGGTTGCAAAAAATTTCTTTTAATAAATATTCGCATTTAGCACATAAGCATGTACAAATTTGGCTAGATGGAGCGCATAATAGTGCGGGCGCTCAAGTTCTTGCTGCTTGGATTGCTGATAATTTACAGCCACCAGTTTATCTCATTTTAGGAATGACAAAAAATAGAAATGTAGAGGATTTTTGTTTACATTTAAAGCTATTGATAGTAAAAGGATACGGGGTCAGAGTTTTGTCTGAGGTCATGAGTTATAGTAGTGAGATGGTAAGTCAAAAAGGAGCTGCAGCAGGGATAGAATTTGTTCCTAGCGATTCTTTAGAAGAAGCCATCAAAGAAATAAGTAATTTAAAGCAAGAAGGAACCAATATAATTATTACCGGTTCTTTGTTTTTAGCAGCGGATTTTTTAAAATTAATAGAATAA
- the recO gene encoding DNA repair protein RecO, translating into MNFKDIGIIIEKRPLKENASIITLFTEKHGLYSAVVPQITKKSRAIYQEGNIVDFLWQARLEEHLGTAKCELIKSYSGFLIINKTKLYAFNSIVNLIKLTFHEREPHNNFFLILKKYLDSLAKHFVFEEYIRLELTILQEGGYGLNLNKCVVTGMEEDLHYVSPKSASAVSLTAGLPYKDKLLSLPQFLLAANEQISNNDKKNAFILTTYFFNRYLLNNQQQLYARDKFIEHILMLK; encoded by the coding sequence ATGAATTTTAAAGATATAGGGATAATAATTGAGAAAAGACCTTTAAAAGAAAATGCATCGATAATTACTCTATTTACTGAAAAACATGGATTATATTCTGCAGTAGTTCCCCAAATAACTAAAAAGTCACGCGCTATTTATCAAGAAGGAAATATTGTGGATTTCCTATGGCAAGCTAGGCTAGAAGAACATTTAGGAACCGCCAAGTGTGAATTGATAAAATCCTATAGTGGGTTTTTAATTATTAATAAGACTAAGTTATATGCTTTTAATTCAATTGTGAATCTTATTAAACTTACTTTTCATGAGCGAGAACCACATAATAATTTTTTTCTTATTTTAAAAAAATATTTAGATAGCTTAGCAAAACATTTTGTTTTTGAAGAATATATTCGGCTCGAATTAACTATATTACAAGAAGGTGGTTATGGATTAAACTTAAATAAATGTGTAGTAACAGGTATGGAAGAAGATCTTCATTATGTTTCCCCTAAATCAGCATCGGCAGTGAGTTTAACAGCTGGGTTGCCATATAAGGATAAATTACTCTCCCTGCCCCAATTTTTGCTTGCTGCTAACGAACAAATTTCTAATAATGATAAAAAAAATGCTTTTATTTTAACAACATATTTTTTTAACCGCTATCTTTTAAATAATCAGCAACAATTATATGCAAGGGATAAATTTATAGAACATATCCTTATGCTTAAGTGA